In Malus sylvestris chromosome 2, drMalSylv7.2, whole genome shotgun sequence, the genomic stretch TCCATTAGAACATATAACAGAGGAGTGAATGAGGGAATACGAGACCATAAGAAGGAATTCATAGAACTTCATATTCTAGTACCAAAGGATGAGGTATGtggataataaaaataatacaaaaataatgtaaaaagaATAATTAGTCATATGGATATGTAAAATACAGGATTTCCAATCCTAGCAGGAAAATGAGGGAAACAAATACTCACTTTAAAGTGGGTAAACATAATTTCATACTCGATCTCATAGATAAATATAGAATTCTGTCGGATACAGTTTTCTTTCGATTTCTCCCTTGTAACCGTTACCCGCAAGTGTGTCTGCACTCCCAAACTGACTTGACGAGGGATCCATTCTCATGAACAAACACAACCCCTACACACACCTAGTAGCACAACAAACACAATCCCTACACACACCTAGTAGCACCCCTTCCTGCATATCCATACAAGACACGAGTAGGCAGGTCAAGGTCCTACGAGGTACCCACTACTCGGAGTACCCtcccaaaatgaaaaaaaatgtgtCTGTCAAGTTCAATTCTTTTTAGATGGGTTGGGCAAGTTTGACTAGAAATATTATGCTTACACATAAGACAATCCCTCTTTTCGAAAGCTTCGCAGGGACTATTTTACGACGACAGACGATCGCATGTAGGGGTTTAAACGTTGACAcaatttgagggtatttttgtaattttttctttatttaacaAAGATTCTTAATAGAATAACTAAAATGAATGATAATGGACAAACTATGAATCAATCTCACAaactattttgactaaaaaacttattatatatatttttagaaatatattacagaaaaaataaattaaataatagaaCTATGCAAGCGGGAGCAGCGTATCATCGGCCAACAGTGGTGGAGTCCCGAATCCAGCCAATTCTGCAGATAAGAAATGACAGAGacagattgagagagagagagagtccccCAAACACAATCATATACAAAAGCAAACACCCACTTTACTTTTAACACTTCAATCGAGTTCCGTGTCCCGACGCTCCGCCGTCCGCCGCCGCCACCCGCAAAACACAGAACCATGTTCGTCGGCAGCCTCAATACGGCGGAGGACCCCGAATCCATCACCGCCCCGTTAATCTCGCGCCAGCGATCCGCCCCGAACTCCACGTCGCAGGTGGCTCTGGTGGGCGCCAATGTCTGCCCGATCGAGAGCCTCGATTACGAGATTCTCGAGAACGAGTTCTTCAAGCAGGACTGGCGGAGCCGCGGGAAGGTCCACGCGTTCCAGTACCTATTCATGAAGTGGGTCTCGTGTTTCCTCATCGGCATCGTTGTTGGACTCATCGGATTTTGCAACAACCTCGCTGTCGAAAACATCGCCGGAATTAAGTTCGTTGTCACTTCCAACATGATGTTGCAGCGCAGGTTGCTCTGACTTTCACTTCAAGTTTGAATCTTGGTTGttttttctttggatttttgtcttcaattttgttttgtttttttttttttttggttgttgtTGGGGATTTACAGGTTTTGGCTGGCTTTTGCTGTCTTCTTCTTGTCGAATTTTGGTCTCACTCTGTTTGCGGTTGTGATCACGGCTTTGGTGGCGCCGGCGGCCGCGGGCTCCGGTATACCGGAGGTGAAGGCTTACCTGAACGGCGTCGATGCGCCCAGAATATTTTCCATTAAGACTTTGTTTGTTAAGGTGACTTACTAACTCTGAGATTGTGTTTGTAAGTGCTTTTGTTGTGTAAGTGAATTGCTTGTTAGCAAAGCTGCTTTTGCCAATTCCAAGTTTGAATTGGGTTTTGCTTAATTTGTGTGAAAGTTAGCAACTTGATAGTTTATGAATTCAACCATGTAATCTGAACTTACACATTGAGATAATTATGAATTCTGCATATGAAAATTTAGGAATTGAACCGAAATTCGATTTGCtaaatttcagatttttcttttgtttcagaTTGTTGGTAGTGTTACTGCAGTGTCATCGTCTCTTCTTATCGGAAAGGCAGGGCCCATGGTGCATACCGGTGCATGTGTTGCATCATTGGTGGGTCAGGGAGGATCGAAGAAGTATGGCTTGACATGGAAATGGCTGCGATACTTCAAGAATGATCGTGACCGTAGGGATCTCGTAACGTGTGGAGCAGCTGCTGGAATTGCTGCCTCTTTCCGTTCCCCTGTTGGTGGTGTACTCTTTGCATTTGAAGAAATGGCATCTTGGTACACTAACTTCTCTATCTGAACtcgtttgttttgttgttgCTTTCGTTTGTAGTAGAAGTAAGAATGATTTCTGTTAGACTCAATTATTGACCTACTCGTGAAATACGGGTGCAAAATGGATTTCCAATTATATTTCTTGCATTTAACCCAAGTGTTTCCGTTTGTTTCAATATTCAATACCTAACCATACGTCTTGGATCCAGCAGATTGGCACATATTTATCTAACCGagtttttgttttgtaggtggAGAAGTGCACTTCTGTGGAGAGCTTTCTTTACAACTGCTCTAATCGCGATTGTACTTCGAGCTCTGATTGATGTTTGCTACAGCGGGAAATGTGGGCTATTTGGTACTGGGGGGCTGATAATGTTTGATGTTTATTCAGCTAGTATATCATATCACATTACCGATGTGCCTCCTGTGCTCCTCCTTGGCTTTGTAGGCGGCATGTTGGGCAGCCTATACAATTCTCTATTAACAAGAGTTCTCCGAGTATACAATATCATCCATGAGTAAGCGCTTCAGCTTAGTGACGTCTGCACAGATTAGTATATGTAAGATGTTCTGAAAACCCATAATTTGCTGACTGACGTTCCCTTGATGTTTTCCTTTGTCCAGGAGAGGTGTCATGTATAAAATTCTTATAGCTTGCACAATCTCCGTTTTCACATCTTGTCTTCTCTTTGGATTACCATGGCTTGCATCTTGTCGACCTTGCCCACCTCATGCAGCAGAAGCCTGCCCTACGATTGGACGGTCTGGTAACTACAAGAAGTTTCAGTGCCCTCCTGGTCATTATAATGACCTTGCCAGCCTCATATTTAACACGAATGATGATGCTATTAGAAACCTCTTCAGCAAGAACACTGATTCTGAGTTTCAATATTCCTCAATTATCATATTCTTTGTCACCTGTTTTTTCTTAAGTATCTTCAGCTACGGGGTTGTTGTGCCAGCTGGTCTTTTCGTACCTGTTATTGTGACTGGTGCATCTTATGGGCGTTTTGTCGGAATGCTAGTTGGCAAACACTCGAATCTCAATCATGGTCTATATGCTGTGTTGGGTGCTGCTTCTTTTCTTGGTGGAACCATGAGGATGACGGTCTCGCTCTGTGTAATTATTCTGGAATTGACCAATAATCTGTTATTGCTGCCATTAATAATGGTGGTTCTTCTTGTTTCCAAGACAACGGCGGATGCTTTCAATGGTAATATATATGATCTTATTATGAAAGCAAAGGGTCTTCCCTATCTGGAAAGTCATGTTGAACCGTACATGAGGCAGCTGACAGTAGCGGATGTAGTAATAGGGCCACTTCAACTCTTTCAAGGCATTGAGAAGGTTGGTAACATAGTACACGTCCTCCGGACTACAGGGCATAATGGGTTCCCTGTGATTGATGAGCCTCCGTTGTCTGAAACCCCCGTTTTGTATGGTTTAGTCCTCCGCGCTCATCTTATTGAATTGTTGAAGAAGAAAGCATTCGTGTCCACCCCAGTTCGGACGAGCACCAATTCTTTTAAACTCTTCTCATCGGTGGATTTTGCCAAGAGGGGTTCAGGCAACGGTGACAAGATAGAAGACATAGAATTGACTGAGGAAGAGAAGGAAATGTTCATTGACTTGCatcccttcaccaatgcttcaCCGTATACGGTTGTGGAGACAATGTCACTAGCAAAGGCGCTCACACTTTTCCGAGAAGTTGGCTTAAGGCACCTTCTAGTGATACCCAAGTTGTCCAATGTAAGTGCGCATTCCCTGAAGTTTTTGTAGCTAACATCACGGTGTTGTGATATACATGAACCGCCACATATTATGCTAATTACTTACCAATCCATATTATTCCTTACAGCAGTTTTCTTACTAATGTCTTGTAATATCTACGCGTAATTGCAGAGATCACCCGTGGTGGGTATATTGACGAGGCACGACTTCATTCCAGAACATATACTGAGCTTACACCCTATGCTGGTAAGGAGCAGGTGGAAAAGATTAAGATTCCGGCTGCCACCTCCGTCTAAACTCTTTTAGGCATTTTCAGCCTAGCACTGAAGAAAAAGGTCTTGTAAATGATCTTCAGTCGAGGGTATGGAATCACGACAAGTCCGGTATCTCATTATTTTTCAACTTCTTCATGGACTCCAGAGTAGAGGGCAGTAGTTTATATTGTCGAAATATATAGAGTTACGTTAGATACCATGATAAACCAGGAAAGGTGGTATTTTTGCTCTCTGATGGAAGTATTTGTGCGGACTAGATACTGCGCAGCCAAACAGAAGGAAACGAATATGGTCTTGATAGCTTTTTACAGTTGAACTCCATGCTAATTTTCCAAACTAAATGGTTGATCCCGCACTCGATAGAGAAAAATATTACAGCTACACAGCCCTGCTGACAcatagggctggtttggtattgctgtgctttgaaaaaaaactgtttctgacgtgctgtgagaataagttcatttttgctacttcacgttttcagttttttttttcacctaaaactgtgaaaataagctgtttttgatacctactttttataaaagcacctcagtaccaaatcaGTACATAATCATGTGGAAAATTGTGGTAAAATGGAAAAAAGCGGAACTAGGTCTGGACTTACCTCAATTGTTATACAACGGTACAAGACTTGGTAGTCAACATTTAAATGTAAATGCGTTTGTTTTATGGCTCCTCGTGACTTGTAGCAGTTGTTCGGTGTGACGGACAAAGATGCTGAGAGAGAAGTACACATCCAAAGTATGTTCGAGGGTGAAAAAGATGTCGAGAAAATGGCCAAAACGAATAGCAAACTAGTGTCTGAGCCTGCTCAAATTCAAATTTACATGGTAAGTTGAATGCGACATGAGGGATACTCACTACCCTCTCTTGACACTTCTAAGGTAGTCTACCCTTATTTTCTGTAACTGCACTATCACTGAGTTCATGTCCGGCCGATCAGCTCCAACGGGGGCGGCACATAACCGAGTAGCTTTACGAGATTCCGGTGATCAATTTTGGTGAGCAGTTCAACTTTGCTGCTGAATTCAGTTTGCAGATTCTCT encodes the following:
- the LOC126592214 gene encoding putative chloride channel-like protein CLC-g encodes the protein MFVGSLNTAEDPESITAPLISRQRSAPNSTSQVALVGANVCPIESLDYEILENEFFKQDWRSRGKVHAFQYLFMKWVSCFLIGIVVGLIGFCNNLAVENIAGIKFVVTSNMMLQRRFWLAFAVFFLSNFGLTLFAVVITALVAPAAAGSGIPEVKAYLNGVDAPRIFSIKTLFVKIVGSVTAVSSSLLIGKAGPMVHTGACVASLVGQGGSKKYGLTWKWLRYFKNDRDRRDLVTCGAAAGIAASFRSPVGGVLFAFEEMASWWRSALLWRAFFTTALIAIVLRALIDVCYSGKCGLFGTGGLIMFDVYSASISYHITDVPPVLLLGFVGGMLGSLYNSLLTRVLRVYNIIHERGVMYKILIACTISVFTSCLLFGLPWLASCRPCPPHAAEACPTIGRSGNYKKFQCPPGHYNDLASLIFNTNDDAIRNLFSKNTDSEFQYSSIIIFFVTCFFLSIFSYGVVVPAGLFVPVIVTGASYGRFVGMLVGKHSNLNHGLYAVLGAASFLGGTMRMTVSLCVIILELTNNLLLLPLIMVVLLVSKTTADAFNGNIYDLIMKAKGLPYLESHVEPYMRQLTVADVVIGPLQLFQGIEKVGNIVHVLRTTGHNGFPVIDEPPLSETPVLYGLVLRAHLIELLKKKAFVSTPVRTSTNSFKLFSSVDFAKRGSGNGDKIEDIELTEEEKEMFIDLHPFTNASPYTVVETMSLAKALTLFREVGLRHLLVIPKLSNRSPVVGILTRHDFIPEHILSLHPMLVRSRWKRLRFRLPPPSKLF